The following coding sequences are from one Sphingomonadaceae bacterium OTU29LAMAA1 window:
- a CDS encoding TonB-dependent receptor, with translation MRLTAYLLSAATIAIATPAMAQNNSPEPSSAATQSTSTATAGSVSQDDNNQADIVVTAQGRAQALADVPVAISAISAETLQNSGANDIRQLNQLAPSLLVSSTGSEANGSARIRGIGTVGDNPGLESSVAVFIDGVYRSRSGIGLTELGEIDRVEVLRGPQGTLGGRNSSAGLISIISKAPSFQGVSGGAEATYGNYDFYRLAGNVNLPLTETIAARVDGVYVKRDGFYRDYTNNTDVNDRDRYFLRGQLLFEPSSDISLRLIGDYTKRNEKCCAATYVDRSVNPAIGNLNEPASPLLQPGATPGRINDSGNNIVNVISDLGQPLSLINRPGYGRDVSVSPGRSFAGTTKDWGVSGQLDWNFGTTKLTSITAYRDYDSDQGSDTDYSRVDILYRAANGNSARRFRTFTQELRLNGSLFNDKLDWLVGGFFANEDLRVLDNLRFGTQYGRFATCRAVSGGALASFYLPTGASCLSPTGRAVIGSGAATGGSAPLGGVLLAAFDRLDGVNDKGSTRDVYNQNSRNYAIFTHNIFHVTDTVDLTIGARYTNERKKFDATFTNDNTACLAQQNALAPFRAALGATAAALIGLTCQGNSTSELNGVSINSKRKEDKITGTAILSWKPIDDLLVYGSFSRGYKAGGFNLDRSALKPPTATFASVGGAQALANSLQFAPETVDAFEIGAKYATGPFTLSAAAFIQDFSNFQLNTFNGTVFLVQNINGCSSNLNGGDRDQDKFAAAASFNAAAATSGVCPSGDVGYGVRSKGIELEASLVPARDFRVTMGLTLTDTGYRSQLVGTSAGAPLDQALRLLPGNNLSNSADIVATSSASWTPQIGGGYSALFYVDTRMTSDYNTGSDLFPQKAQDGYAIVNARIGLRTPDEKFSLELWAQNLTNVDYAQVAFNSPFQEGATTAAFQDPQYPGGRQLFSQYLAEPRTYGATIRARF, from the coding sequence ATGCGCCTTACCGCGTACCTACTGTCGGCAGCGACTATCGCGATCGCCACCCCCGCGATGGCGCAGAACAATTCTCCCGAACCGTCCAGTGCCGCGACGCAGAGCACCTCGACCGCGACCGCGGGTTCTGTGTCGCAGGACGATAACAACCAGGCCGACATCGTCGTCACCGCGCAGGGCCGTGCGCAGGCGCTGGCCGATGTCCCCGTCGCCATCTCCGCGATTTCCGCCGAAACGCTCCAGAATTCCGGTGCCAACGATATCCGCCAGCTGAACCAGCTCGCCCCGTCGCTGCTGGTGTCCTCGACCGGTTCGGAAGCGAATGGCTCTGCACGTATCCGCGGCATCGGTACGGTCGGCGACAATCCCGGCCTGGAAAGCTCGGTCGCGGTGTTCATCGACGGCGTCTATCGCTCGCGCTCCGGCATCGGCCTCACCGAGCTGGGCGAGATCGACCGGGTCGAGGTGCTGCGCGGTCCGCAGGGTACGCTGGGCGGGCGCAACTCGTCCGCCGGCCTGATCAGCATCATCAGCAAGGCACCTTCGTTCCAGGGCGTCAGCGGCGGTGCCGAGGCGACCTACGGCAATTACGATTTCTACCGTCTCGCCGGCAACGTGAACCTGCCGCTGACCGAGACGATCGCCGCCCGTGTCGATGGCGTCTACGTCAAGCGCGACGGCTTCTATCGCGATTACACCAACAACACCGACGTCAACGATCGCGATCGCTATTTCCTGCGCGGGCAGTTGCTGTTCGAGCCCAGCAGCGACATCAGTCTGCGCCTGATCGGCGACTATACCAAGCGCAATGAGAAATGCTGCGCGGCGACCTATGTCGACCGTTCGGTCAACCCGGCGATCGGCAATCTCAACGAACCGGCGTCGCCCCTGCTGCAACCCGGGGCAACCCCGGGCCGCATCAACGACAGCGGCAACAACATCGTTAACGTGATCAGCGATCTCGGTCAGCCGCTCAGCCTGATCAATCGTCCGGGCTACGGCCGCGACGTGTCGGTCAGCCCGGGTCGCAGTTTCGCCGGCACGACCAAGGACTGGGGCGTATCGGGGCAGCTCGACTGGAATTTCGGCACGACCAAGCTGACGTCGATCACGGCCTATCGCGACTATGATTCGGATCAGGGTTCCGACACCGATTATAGCCGCGTCGACATCCTGTACCGCGCCGCCAACGGCAATTCGGCGCGCCGTTTCCGCACCTTCACGCAGGAACTGCGCCTCAACGGCTCGCTGTTCAACGACAAGCTCGACTGGCTCGTCGGCGGCTTCTTCGCAAACGAAGATCTGCGGGTCCTGGATAACCTGCGCTTCGGCACGCAGTACGGCCGCTTCGCCACGTGCCGTGCCGTGTCGGGCGGCGCTCTGGCGAGCTTCTATCTCCCGACCGGCGCATCCTGCCTTAGCCCGACCGGTCGTGCCGTTATCGGCAGCGGCGCGGCGACGGGGGGATCGGCACCGCTCGGTGGCGTGCTACTGGCCGCGTTCGACCGTCTCGACGGTGTCAATGACAAGGGTTCGACACGCGACGTCTACAATCAGAACAGCCGCAATTACGCGATCTTCACGCACAATATCTTCCATGTCACCGATACGGTCGATCTGACGATCGGCGCCCGTTACACGAACGAGCGCAAGAAGTTCGATGCGACGTTCACTAACGACAACACCGCCTGTCTTGCCCAGCAGAACGCGCTGGCACCCTTCCGGGCAGCTCTGGGCGCGACCGCTGCCGCTCTGATCGGCCTGACGTGTCAGGGCAATTCGACGTCCGAACTGAACGGCGTTTCGATCAACAGCAAGCGCAAGGAAGACAAGATCACCGGCACGGCGATCCTGTCGTGGAAGCCGATCGACGATCTGCTGGTCTACGGCAGCTTCTCCCGCGGGTACAAGGCGGGCGGGTTCAACCTCGACCGTTCGGCGCTGAAGCCGCCGACGGCGACGTTCGCGTCTGTCGGAGGCGCGCAGGCGTTGGCGAATTCACTGCAGTTCGCGCCGGAAACCGTCGATGCCTTCGAAATCGGCGCCAAGTACGCGACCGGTCCGTTCACGCTGTCCGCCGCGGCTTTCATCCAGGATTTCAGCAACTTCCAGCTGAACACCTTCAACGGCACGGTATTCCTCGTGCAGAACATCAATGGCTGTTCGTCGAACCTGAATGGCGGCGATCGTGATCAGGACAAGTTCGCCGCTGCGGCGAGCTTCAACGCGGCGGCGGCCACGTCCGGCGTCTGCCCGTCGGGCGACGTCGGTTACGGCGTGCGGTCGAAGGGCATCGAGCTGGAGGCGTCGCTGGTGCCGGCGCGCGACTTCCGCGTCACGATGGGCCTGACGCTGACCGATACCGGCTATCGCAGCCAGCTGGTCGGCACATCCGCGGGCGCGCCGCTCGATCAGGCGCTGCGCCTGCTGCCGGGTAACAACCTGTCCAACTCCGCCGATATCGTCGCCACGTCGTCGGCATCGTGGACGCCGCAGATCGGTGGTGGCTATTCGGCGCTGTTCTACGTCGATACACGCATGACGAGCGACTATAACACCGGCTCCGACCTGTTCCCGCAAAAGGCGCAGGACGGCTATGCGATCGTCAACGCCCGCATCGGCCTGCGCACGCCGGACGAGAAATTCTCGCTGGAGCTGTGGGCGCAGAACCTGACCAACGTCGATTACGCCCAGGTCGCGTTCAACTCGCCGTTCCAGGAAGGCGCGACGACGGCAGCCTTCCAGGACCCGCAATATCCGGGTGGCCGCCAGCTGTTCTCGCAGTATCTCGCCGAACCGCGCACTTATGGTGCAACGATCCGCGCACGTTTCTGA
- a CDS encoding cation:proton antiporter, with the protein MLVKFALIGVLGIGAQWIAWRTGRPAIALMLIAGVLAGPVTGLIDPQRDFGALQQPIIKLAVAVILFEGGLSLNFRDLRHAGSAVLRLVLIGVPVGWVLGTAAAFYGAGLPLGISALFGGILVVTGPTVIGPMLRTLRVPARVRDTLKWEGIVNDPIGALLAVAIYAYITYVGPDRSAIAIGFDVAAATLIAGLIGVGLGFGITTAFRRGYIPEYLKAPSVLVAVIAGFVAADLIKHETGLITVTVMGVVMANRPTQSTAALKHFKEDLAVLLISGVFIILSATLQWNVVERFQARFLVFLFLLLFVVRPVTVMASLLFSNMPWRERLFVAWIAPRGVVAIAVTSLFALRLDDFGMKDADALVPLVFGVVVATIFAHGFSAGWVARRLGIDKGKGEGVLLVGANAFTTALGVALQGMGLKVTVADTAKFALRAARKRELEVYRGDILDEVTQDTLDMLQFQHVIAATDSDSYNALVCADLGPEVGTDRLSHTGMDEERRARGRGRVLLEDGETIDELQTRVAAGWGFGRTRITDVFGYDAYRARLARGAEPVAVLKPDRRLLLFSTTQRPVVEAGDTMLTFAPPEPV; encoded by the coding sequence ATGCTGGTGAAATTCGCGCTGATCGGCGTGCTCGGTATCGGCGCGCAGTGGATCGCGTGGCGCACCGGCCGCCCGGCGATCGCGCTGATGCTGATCGCGGGCGTGCTCGCCGGGCCCGTCACGGGGCTGATCGACCCGCAACGCGATTTCGGCGCGCTGCAACAGCCGATCATCAAGCTGGCCGTTGCGGTCATCCTGTTCGAAGGCGGTCTCAGCCTCAACTTCCGCGACCTGCGCCATGCCGGATCGGCGGTGCTGCGGCTAGTGCTGATCGGCGTCCCCGTCGGCTGGGTGCTCGGCACCGCCGCGGCCTTTTATGGGGCGGGGCTGCCGCTCGGCATCTCGGCGCTGTTCGGCGGCATTCTCGTGGTCACGGGACCGACGGTGATCGGGCCGATGCTGCGCACGTTGCGCGTACCGGCACGCGTCCGCGATACGCTAAAGTGGGAAGGGATCGTCAACGATCCGATCGGTGCGCTGCTCGCCGTCGCGATCTATGCCTACATCACCTATGTCGGGCCGGATCGCAGCGCGATCGCGATCGGCTTCGACGTCGCGGCGGCGACGTTGATCGCGGGTCTGATCGGCGTCGGACTGGGCTTCGGCATCACCACGGCGTTCCGCCGCGGCTATATCCCCGAATATCTGAAGGCGCCCAGCGTATTGGTCGCGGTGATCGCCGGCTTCGTCGCCGCCGATCTGATCAAGCATGAAACCGGCCTCATCACCGTAACGGTGATGGGTGTCGTCATGGCCAACCGGCCGACGCAATCGACGGCAGCGCTGAAGCATTTCAAGGAGGACCTCGCCGTCCTGCTGATCTCCGGCGTCTTCATCATCCTGTCGGCGACGTTGCAGTGGAACGTCGTCGAGCGGTTCCAGGCGCGCTTCCTCGTGTTCCTGTTCCTGCTGCTGTTCGTGGTCCGGCCGGTGACGGTGATGGCCAGCCTGCTGTTCTCGAACATGCCATGGCGCGAGCGGCTGTTCGTCGCGTGGATCGCGCCGCGGGGCGTGGTGGCGATCGCCGTCACCAGCCTGTTCGCGCTGCGGCTCGACGATTTCGGGATGAAGGATGCCGACGCGCTGGTGCCGCTGGTGTTCGGCGTGGTGGTCGCGACGATCTTCGCGCACGGCTTTTCCGCCGGCTGGGTCGCGCGCCGGCTCGGGATCGACAAGGGCAAGGGCGAAGGCGTGCTGCTGGTCGGCGCCAACGCCTTCACCACGGCATTGGGCGTGGCGTTGCAGGGAATGGGGCTGAAGGTCACGGTAGCGGATACCGCCAAGTTCGCGCTGCGCGCCGCCCGCAAGCGCGAGCTGGAGGTCTATCGTGGCGATATCCTCGACGAGGTTACGCAGGATACGCTCGACATGCTCCAGTTCCAGCATGTCATCGCCGCGACCGACAGCGATTCGTACAACGCTTTGGTCTGCGCGGATCTGGGGCCGGAGGTCGGCACCGACCGCCTTTCGCATACCGGCATGGATGAGGAGCGTCGTGCCCGCGGGCGGGGCAGGGTGCTGCTGGAAGACGGCGAGACGATCGACGAATTGCAGACCCGGGTGGCCGCGGGATGGGGCTTCGGCCGCACCCGGATCACCGACGTCTTCGGTTACGACGCCTATCGCGCGCGACTGGCGCGAGGCGCAGAGCCGGTGGCCGTGCTGAAACCCGATCGCCGGCTGCTGCTGTTTTCGACCACGCAGCGCCCGGTGGTGGAGGCGGGCGATACGATGCTTACCTTCGCGCCTCCGGAGCCCGTCTAG